In the Triticum aestivum cultivar Chinese Spring chromosome 2B, IWGSC CS RefSeq v2.1, whole genome shotgun sequence genome, ATAACCTCAATTTCAAGAAAGTTACAAGAATCCGAGCACATAATGCCTAAAAGTATAATTAGACCTAGAAATCCTGGCCAAGACACTATGGATAAGCTTATCAAATATGCATTGATATGTAGATCTATCACATTGAGATATCCgaataataaagaaaagaaaaacaaaagtgctcttttgatcccgagctcatatgcAACTGCATGAACAGTAAGATAAAAAACAatagtaaaaaaatcaaaaaaaatctgaaCTTTTTTATGACGAACATTGATGAATGTTCTAACTGCGTGCAAAATTTCAGATCGAAATGACATTTGTGGAGGTCTGGACAGAAATAACAAAATCCTCCAAAATGCTTCCAACAATAGTctttttggagcatcaattttaTTCTTTTTGCCCAGacctccacgaatgtcatttcagCCTGAAATTTTGCACGCagttagaacttttgtcaatgttcatcacaaaaaaatcagattttttttgaatttttttactatcatttcgattttactgttcatgcgagAGCATATGAGCTCGGAATCAAATACTCCATGTCCGaagaaaaacacacacacacacacacgtctaTGTACGTTTCCAATATACGTAGCAGTTCTCAAAAGGAAAGAAATGCACCTAGACAATCCTTATTGTCCTAACTGCAATAAGAGGGCAGAAGAGACCACTATGCATCTTTTATTGGATTGTAACTTTGCACAAGATTGTTGGAACTCATTGATACCAAATAGAAAGAGAGGTGCATCTGTGTATGAGGACACCACCTTTGCAAGGGAACTCCTTCCAAAACAATTTGCATCGGAAATTGTCATATTGGGATGTTGGAATGTATGGTTTCAGAGAAATGACAAAATTTTCAGAGCTCCGCAACAGTCAATTCAGGCATGGAGGTTCTATCTGAAGCAAGACCTGGAACTCCTTAGATTCAATATTAAGGATAAGTATGAACAAAGTTTCTCCGAGTGGTTATACAATAATTTGTAAATCCATGACTCTTATACCTAGAACATGCATTGGCTAGGTCCTGACTTGATCTTTGGCCTTTTAGGTCTTCTTTTCCACTTCTTTGTAATATATTGAGTTTTTATAAAATATACCGTAGAACTATTATTCTACGGTTTGGGGGTAAAAGAAAATGTTTCGAACATACGTTCTTTCGGACTCTTAATAGAAACAACTCATGAGACCAACCCAAACTAATTGCCAACGGAAGATACAATAACTTCATTGAGTTCCAAGAAAAAAATTACAAGAACACGAACATATAACATCTAAAAGATAAATTGACCCAGTGATGGCACATCCATATTAACCAGCTTCCACTCTTGAGCAAATTGGGTATCTCATCCCGGTGGGTTCAGCTTGAATATACTGTCCACGTGGCTTCTCCTCCGTTAGATCTTTTTTTAGGATCCTTGATCCGCCACTGGCAGTACTCCTAACTTTTTCCCGCAATCCACGCTGCCATCAAGCACCTCCTCTGCCCGGTACTTAAACTTGAACCCCAGCtccacaagcttgttcgtgttggCCTGCACTCTGACTCCCTCTCCCACCACCCTGACAGTCCACACACAAAGAGACATAGTATTAATCACAATTCACAACGCACCATGAGATACCTGACTTGGAACATTTAGTCGAAGAAACATACTCTTTCCGCGCTAGTTTGAGCTCTGGGTGCTTGCTCGCGtagtgctccaccagatcctgcatGTTGGGGTGCGCGGTGGCGCAGAGGTAACGGCCGGCGGCGACGTCACCCTGGCGCTCCATGCAGAAGACGTGCGCCTCGCAGACGTCGTCGACATGCACCACCGGCACGGCGCCCAGGAGGGCCTGCGTGTACCTGAGGGCGTTGTGGTAAGGCTCGATGCCGGTGAAAGGCGACAGCATGAAGTGTTGGCTCTCGTTGATGTACGGCAGGAGGGTGTCTCCTCCTACGAGGCCCAGTAACAGGACGACGACGTCGAACGCTCTGCTCTCCGAGGGGCGCTCGttgtacttgactagctccttcTCAGCGATGCACTTAGAGGAAAGGTAATCCTGCATATATAACATAAGTGAACATGGAACTCCAAAACAACAACAAAGCTTGATAGTACAACAAGTGAGCAGGCTTGTGGCCATGTTACGGGCCTAGCATGGCAAGCCGGCCATTTGCTAAAAATATAGTTTTCTTTTAAGAACAGGCAAAAGACTAGCAGCTCTTATTCCACACAAAGTCCGTGGAATAGCCTATATAATgcacaaggttggctataagggcAGGTGCAATATATTCACAAACAAAATTAATCCAGAATTTTTAAATTTAATAGGTTCTAAATAATATTATTTAAATAGTTTTAAAATAAAAATATGTTctggaaaattaaaaaatttcatgTTTCTTAATATAAAAACGCTCATACATTCGAGAAAAACTTCATCCCATGTTTAAGTAAAAAGGTtcatgtgttaaaaaatgttcatgtatttagAAAAATATATTCATACACGACTAGATATATGGTCATCgacttttgaaaaaaaatatttacTCATTTAGAAAATGTTTGTGTTTACAAAAAAATGTGTTAAAAAGTTTCACGTATTTCAAAAAACTACTCCGTGTTACATATATGTTTACATATATACTTCTTAGAAAGATATCACTGTGTACAGAAAAAACATCAAAATCGCAAGAACGCACTCACGTCCATGAATTCGTTGCTGTGATCAATGGGCAGGCCGAGCGGGGTCCAGCAGGACTCATTCGCAAACTCTTTGTACCCTTTCCCGTCCTCGCTGAGTGGCGACGCCGTGATAACAGACCCTGTACTGATGACACGTCTCACTGACTTGGACCGCTCGCACTGTTGTAGGATGGCACGCGTCGCGTCCTCGATTGCTTCGGTGGTGTCCTTGTACTGGAAAATCAAATCAGAtaaaagaaaggcatggcataacTTAGCTACAATCGATTAAAGTGAAATGCGACATTAGTGTATGTTGTGATTTGAATATCGTGCATGCAACTTGCTGGTAAAAGCATCTAAAGCCGGCTTCCTCAAACGTTTTCTATGCGTCTGAGCACACGGATCGGTCAGTGACCGGTCACAAAAACGTGACCCGGCCGGGCACCTCTGACTGGTCCTATATGCCGGGCTGGTTGGCAAGCCGGGACGCGCACGTCGGATTCGACAGACAGGACCGATCACAAATTTCACCAAATCTCCCCCGC is a window encoding:
- the LOC123041007 gene encoding putative anthocyanidin reductase, whose product is MSKVCVTGAAGYIASWLVKKLLERGCTVHGTLRNLGDEKKAGLLRGLPGAAERLVLFEADIYDAASFEPAIQGCEFVFLVATPLQHNSGSSKYKDTTEAIEDATRAILQQCERSKSVRRVISTGSVITASPLSEDGKGYKEFANESCWTPLGLPIDHSNEFMDDYLSSKCIAEKELVKYNERPSESRAFDVVVLLLGLVGGDTLLPYINESQHFMLSPFTGIEPYHNALRYTQALLGAVPVVHVDDVCEAHVFCMERQGDVAAGRYLCATAHPNMQDLVEHYASKHPELKLARKEVVGEGVRVQANTNKLVELGFKFKYRAEEVLDGSVDCGKKLGVLPVADQGS